A DNA window from Zingiber officinale cultivar Zhangliang chromosome 3A, Zo_v1.1, whole genome shotgun sequence contains the following coding sequences:
- the LOC122053169 gene encoding uncharacterized protein LOC122053169 isoform X1 — protein sequence MGCLPSKQNDSDTGSRKRSGNVGEVAVFVPGLRVPKSVDLFQSLGDILPWCLTQRLSALRTRIVVMAAQEAPIVVKPKRKTATQHGGSSLPDLRQALEDYLPVLLGLVKDGSQLVDSIHFVWTNQEDDAEVVLYETKIANAWYEVLSVLHLMAMLCFSEANSLLLPKTSSDSNPKVSEESRRSAIDIFLKAAGYLDCAIQHVLPQLPPDLRVNLPVDLAEGVLHSLLMQALGQSVDIQLGMAMDSPKATLAVKRRLACEMVKCWHQAEDSITKYTLAEGWGGKHQLFIKWKHDEAKAAAYYYHGVILDEGNTEKSHRMAVAALQAAEESISQSKRASDAFNAMPPISRNPPPWGPMKYLYEKIPKDAANKVRINQDLYNQHRILERAPTLLDFAVALKPDDYRLPEVDHAWN from the exons ATGGGATGCCTGCCTTCAAAACAAAACGATTCAGATACTGGAAGCAGAAAAAGGTCAGGGAATGTGGGGGAGGTGGCAGTCTTTGTGCCTGGGTTGCGAGTCCCCAAAAGCGTGGATTTGTTTCAGTCACTGGGTGATATCTTGCCGTGGTGTTTAACCCAACGTCTGTCTGCCTTGAGAACCAGAATTGTAGTTATGGCTGCTCAAGAGGCACCCATTGTGGTGAAGCCCAAGAGGAAAACAGCAACGCAGCATG GTGGTTCTAGTTTGCCTGATCTTCGGCAGGCTCTTGAAGACTACTTACCAGTCCTTCTTGGTTTAGTGAAAGATG GAAGCCAGCTAGTAGACAGCATTCACTTTGTATGGACTAACCAGGAGGATGATGCTGAGGTGGTTCTATAT GAAACAAAAATTGCAAATGCCTGGTATGAGGTTCTCTCAGTTCTGCACTTGATGGCCATGCTGTGCTTTTCTGAAGCCAACTCCTTGCTTCTTCCTAAAACATCTAGTGATAGTAATCCAAAAGTTTCTGAAG AGAGTAGGAGAAGTGCAATTGATATATTCTTGAAGGCAGCAGGTTATCTGGATTGTGCCATTCAACATGTTCTTCCTCAACTTCCTCCTGATCTAAG GGTGAATCTTCCTGTTGATCTCGCCGAAGGAGTGCTCCACTCTCTTCTTATGCAAGCATTGGGTCAG AGTGTGGATATTCAACTCGGGATGGCAATGGATAGTCCCAAAGCTACATTGGCTGTCAAAAGGAGGCTAGCATGCGAAATGGTCAAGTGCTGGCATCAG GCGGAGGATAGCATCACAAAGTACACATTAGCTGAAGGTTGGGGAGGAAAACATCAACTATTTATCAAATGGAAGCATGATGAAGCAAAG GCGGCTGCTTATTATTACCATGGTGTTATTCTTGATGAGGGTAACACAGAAAAATCGCATAGGATGGCAGTCGCAGCTCTCCAAGCTGCTGAAGAATCTATCAGCCAAAGCAAAAGGGCATCTGATGCATTCAATGCAATGCCCCCTATATCAAG GAATCCTCCTCCCTGGGGTCCTATGAAATATCTATACGAGAAAATTCCGAAAGATGCAGCCAACAAGGTTCGCATAAATCAGGACCTCTACAATCAACACAG GATCCTTGAGAGAGCACCGACATTACTAGATTTCGCTGTGGCTCTTAAACCGGATGACTATCGACTTCCAGAGGTCGACCATGCTTGGAATTAA
- the LOC122053169 gene encoding uncharacterized protein LOC122053169 isoform X2 — translation MGCLPSKQNDSDTGSRKRSGNVGEVAVFVPGLRVPKSVDLFQSLGDILPWCLTQRLSALRTRIVVMAAQEAPIVVKPKRKTATQHGGSSLPDLRQALEDYLPVLLGLVKDGSQLVDSIHFVWTNQEDDAEETKIANAWYEVLSVLHLMAMLCFSEANSLLLPKTSSDSNPKVSEESRRSAIDIFLKAAGYLDCAIQHVLPQLPPDLRVNLPVDLAEGVLHSLLMQALGQSVDIQLGMAMDSPKATLAVKRRLACEMVKCWHQAEDSITKYTLAEGWGGKHQLFIKWKHDEAKAAAYYYHGVILDEGNTEKSHRMAVAALQAAEESISQSKRASDAFNAMPPISRNPPPWGPMKYLYEKIPKDAANKVRINQDLYNQHRILERAPTLLDFAVALKPDDYRLPEVDHAWN, via the exons ATGGGATGCCTGCCTTCAAAACAAAACGATTCAGATACTGGAAGCAGAAAAAGGTCAGGGAATGTGGGGGAGGTGGCAGTCTTTGTGCCTGGGTTGCGAGTCCCCAAAAGCGTGGATTTGTTTCAGTCACTGGGTGATATCTTGCCGTGGTGTTTAACCCAACGTCTGTCTGCCTTGAGAACCAGAATTGTAGTTATGGCTGCTCAAGAGGCACCCATTGTGGTGAAGCCCAAGAGGAAAACAGCAACGCAGCATG GTGGTTCTAGTTTGCCTGATCTTCGGCAGGCTCTTGAAGACTACTTACCAGTCCTTCTTGGTTTAGTGAAAGATG GAAGCCAGCTAGTAGACAGCATTCACTTTGTATGGACTAACCAGGAGGATGATGCTGAG GAAACAAAAATTGCAAATGCCTGGTATGAGGTTCTCTCAGTTCTGCACTTGATGGCCATGCTGTGCTTTTCTGAAGCCAACTCCTTGCTTCTTCCTAAAACATCTAGTGATAGTAATCCAAAAGTTTCTGAAG AGAGTAGGAGAAGTGCAATTGATATATTCTTGAAGGCAGCAGGTTATCTGGATTGTGCCATTCAACATGTTCTTCCTCAACTTCCTCCTGATCTAAG GGTGAATCTTCCTGTTGATCTCGCCGAAGGAGTGCTCCACTCTCTTCTTATGCAAGCATTGGGTCAG AGTGTGGATATTCAACTCGGGATGGCAATGGATAGTCCCAAAGCTACATTGGCTGTCAAAAGGAGGCTAGCATGCGAAATGGTCAAGTGCTGGCATCAG GCGGAGGATAGCATCACAAAGTACACATTAGCTGAAGGTTGGGGAGGAAAACATCAACTATTTATCAAATGGAAGCATGATGAAGCAAAG GCGGCTGCTTATTATTACCATGGTGTTATTCTTGATGAGGGTAACACAGAAAAATCGCATAGGATGGCAGTCGCAGCTCTCCAAGCTGCTGAAGAATCTATCAGCCAAAGCAAAAGGGCATCTGATGCATTCAATGCAATGCCCCCTATATCAAG GAATCCTCCTCCCTGGGGTCCTATGAAATATCTATACGAGAAAATTCCGAAAGATGCAGCCAACAAGGTTCGCATAAATCAGGACCTCTACAATCAACACAG GATCCTTGAGAGAGCACCGACATTACTAGATTTCGCTGTGGCTCTTAAACCGGATGACTATCGACTTCCAGAGGTCGACCATGCTTGGAATTAA